The nucleotide window AAACCTCCATCGACGGCAATGCTCAAAGAAAttaattttgaaaactcaaaatttTGTAGATGTTTATTTTGGAGAAATTGAGTGGtcattatatatatagggtaaagttcttgtacaaataatcttaacatactaaacatacaaattgaaggaaaactcaaaaagacaaggtggcatttttgtaattatcaataactatcaaagttactctacaaatatacctaaaaaaacctaaccactccccccacccccaaacaaaacctaacccccccccaccccccaaaaacctaaaaaaaacctaacccccccccccccaacccccaaaaacctaaaaaaacctaaccccctccccccccccccaaaaaaaaaaaaaaaacctaaaaaaaaacttaacccccccccccccccacccccaaaaacctaaaaaaacctaacccccccccccccccccacccaagctaaaatgctaaaaactaaaccccccaaaaaacctaaaaaaatctaaaaaataaaaaaaaacacacaaattattttattttattttttaaacattttttattaaaaaatcgctacttttagtagcagccaaaaaaaaatttttttttttttttttttttttgctaacgaaatgtagcgattttttaataaaaaatgttaaaaaaaaatttgtgtttttttaggtatttttggttgtaactttgatagttggtggtaattacaaaaatgccaccttgtctttttgggttttccttcaatttgtatgtttagtatgttaagattatttgtatttgatctttttcctatatatatatatatcattttgGGAATTTTCCCATGCTACCTGCTACTACATATTATGCTAAACACATTTGATATTTTATATACAAGTTGTTAGCATTTGCTGGATACACATAATTCCAAAAGACTAGAAAAAAATACAGTGACACTTAAACAAAATGAGTACTGCGTTATAAATCTTCGTTTCCGCCTTGTAAGAAAAACGAGTGCCAACATATCAAGAATAAGAAAGTtaacttaagtactatacaatatatcacgagacgactgataaactaacggtaaacgagtatcctattgtaaatcgccactcccgctgcatcgcgcgggtaaatggcTAGTGATATATTACGGCTGTTCATCGGCAGTTTTCCAGTGCCCTGTGACGGGTCTCATAACTTCAGTTGGATAGAAAGTTACAGCTGCAGTTTCATGATGTTCGAGTTTTTCTTTAAGTTTTATGCCGATTCTAGAAAAGTCAATAAACAATCTTTCAAAAATAGTTAAGAACCGTCCATGCGGGTTTTTCGGGCCACAACTGACGTGAAAAACAAGTTTACATATAGAGCACTTGAAGATTAATAAGGATTACAGTTCACGTCTACAAAAGTAGCATGGACGAATATCACTTTTAGTCCCCAGAACTAATAACATAGGATGCGGGTGACTGCGGGAAAAGGTAACTAAATGCCCAAACTTCATATTCATAAATTTATAAACACCTGTCCGGTCATTGCGAGAATCATTAAAACCTTGTTCGGACTGGAGTATTAACGGAGCACAAGCTGAGTGTATTGACTGGCTACACTCTTGACAGTGATAGAACCAGATTTCAGGAATAAGCTCCTCCTCACAAACTTCACAAAAGTATTCACTCTTGTGGTTCTCAATTGGGGAGTAACTTAGCTTTAGGGGGTGCTTGTCATACCTGTTCTTAATTGTCTTCGGCAAATGCAAAGCGCACCTGTTATCCAGGTAGAAATCACAAAAACCGCATCTAAAACAAAACTCACCTCCATTGATGGTAATACCACAAGCATGACATGCCAGTGTACTGCTTGTGGATTGGATTGATGATGCTTTTACTCTTGAAAGTAAGTGATTCGGATGCGCTTCATGCATAATTCTTTCAGGTATAAATCCACAATGCACATCAACTCGATAGTTGCAACGCGGTCTGGAACAAAAGTATCCAAATCCATTGCAAAGTAAACCACAAATACTGCAGCTAAACCCTGTATAAGCCAACTCACTTGGAGAATTAAAGAGTGCAAGCGTATGGCCAGGATGGTTTTCTAGCTCACTTGGTAGTCTGGTGCACCACTCGTGGAGAGAAAAGTTGCATCCTTGATTGCACCCATAAAACGGCGTTGTTGTGATCGGTCTCACACATCCGTCACATAGTAACTTAATCCTCCTCATTGGGTCGTGAAGAGTATCGGGCGCATTGATAAGGAGTAATGGGTGATCATGACTGGGATGCATGTTATCAGATTTAATTTGGTCAAAGTGTCGATAATCCCCACTACGAAGGTGGTGTGGTATGATGTTGTATGATTCATCAGGGAGTGGGTAGTGAAGAAGGTTAGGATAATCAGCAGCTTTAGAACTTGTATCAGATTTGCCTGTTCCTAAAACAATACATGGTAAAGTATATAATAAGCTTTTGATCAACTATATTACTATTCATATTACAAAACGTTGGGTACCTCATATAGAATCAGTTGCTAAAAACATGAAAATTGTATATAAAGAAGATGTAGAGTAAGAATCTAATAACCTTATCATATATATATGTTGGAAGAAGTTGAATATATGATTGAAAGACATGTGGAGAAGGTTAGGATGATCAGCatctttaaattatataaaaagttAATTAcatactttgtgcaaaccacagggactaactatgtaattaactcttatataaataaaatattaatacaTGTGATTTTCAGTATTCTCCATCGACTTTTTTTAACGAGTTAATTatatagttagtccctgtggtttgcacaaaataacagacttaggtactaatagtttaaaatcaccttctagggtattaacttttcattttgtaacatttggactaactatgtaattttttttaacgcTCTCAACCTCACTTATTTACATGACATATATTATTCCTACATACTTTTGTATGTTCTTTTAGCTAAGAAACATCTGAATAATCTATCTATATAATTAATACAAATGGATCGTTTTGTCAATCAATATATTGATTAATATAACGggttatttattaataataatttcaATGATTATGCtctataattattttatttctttttttttttgcttgtctcttatatatttaatattttttttcttaaatctgTCTTTTATTTTTTGCttattaataactatttaatattacATTGATTCAACCACGTATAACACACAAGTTTCTAacctattaataaaaaaataaataaagtaaaatgttataacttATGTAATACACAAGCATCTAATTTTTTGTTTTCCCGCCTCTTTTCCCTCCTTAattatctcctacttaattataaatacatatttttatataattaaatatatCCATTATCTCCTCCTTAattatctcctacttaattataaatacttatttttataattaaaaatattcaTTATATAGATATTAATAAATGATAAGACTAAAATTCaaagatatataaaaataatctattCACTTCACATAAAATTatctttaaattatataaaaagttAATTAcatactttgtgcaaaccacagggactaactatgtaattaactcttatataaataaaatattaatacaTGTGATTTTCAGTATTCTCCATCGACTTTTTTTAACGAGTTAATTatatagttagtccctgtggtttgcacaaaataacagacttaggtactaatagtttaaaatcaccttctagggtattaacttttcattttgtaacatttggactaactatgtaattttttttaacgcTCTCAACCTCACTTATTTACATGACATATATTATTCCTACATACTTTTGTATGTTCTTTTAGCTAAGAAACATCTGAATAATCTATCTATATAATTAATACAAATGGATCGTTTTGTCAATCAATATATTGATTAATATAACGggttatttattaataataatttcaATGATTATGCtctataattattttatttcttttttttgcTTGTCtcttatatatttaatatttttttttcttaaatctgtcttttatttttttgcttattaataactatttaatattacATTGATTCAACCACGTATAACACACAAGTTTCTAacctattaataaaaaaataaataaagtaaaatgttataac belongs to Helianthus annuus cultivar XRQ/B chromosome 5, HanXRQr2.0-SUNRISE, whole genome shotgun sequence and includes:
- the LOC110939806 gene encoding uncharacterized protein LOC110939806, which codes for MEFKEVQPEEIIQHEHPLILEDLQLMFQNYLEDDDDIDDQDLINMQKFECKCDVCGYRIDWYHRYYYKCSQSSSCSYSLHKSCRELSTTLRFPAHPIHTLRLKKSSNSWSCHSCLTKHVDGICYHCSTCDYEIDLRCATFAKQTMIHHPGHSHPLTSITLDPSLSKCYACGKEHKGVFYHCNTCFYFSIHVDCVALPFKLSSKHHVHKLTLSYSFTVIPYHSKCRICVTSISERDWLYKCGKCRYYVHLDCALSRGEPFMSIFSHGTGKSDTSSKAADYPNLLHYPLPDESYNIIPHHLRSGDYRHFDQIKSDNMHPSHDHPLLLINAPDTLHDPMRRIKLLCDGCVRPITTTPFYGCNQGCNFSLHEWCTRLPSELENHPGHTLALFNSPSELAYTGFSCSICGLLCNGFGYFCSRPRCNYRVDVHCGFIPERIMHEAHPNHLLSRVKASSIQSTSSTLACHACGITINGGEFCFRCGFCDFYLDNRCALHLPKTIKNRYDKHPLKLSYSPIENHKSEYFCEVCEEELIPEIWFYHCQECSQSIHSACAPLILQSEQGFNDSRNDRTGVYKFMNMKFGHLVTFSRSHPHPMLLVLGTKSDIRPCYFCRREL